The following are from one region of the Rhizobacter sp. AJA081-3 genome:
- a CDS encoding NACHT domain-containing NTPase — MATRDDFSPTTKRTLAGRAGYACSNPDCRRLTAGAALGDDAKVVSVGVAAHIKGAAPGGPRYDPLQTAEERRHASNGIWLCSAHAKQIDDDHAHFTVDTLKTWKQQAEERSALAILTLQAPDANAPQPEAGSSTVELAQRLGLAPRDNVEAVTARLRAAAARDLDAFVAALKSPADAIALGLRLIESGRVTPFGAAGLAAAIGTFNEIVVVAPPGTGKTTTLLQVARSIAAKENLVAAFVPLSEWSAQGQPLLQSIARRAAFAGEREEHLKLLAGAGRLVLCMDGWNELDTSSRKRLRSEVQGMQRDFPGLGIVMSTRVQALDVPISGPVVEIEPLSEAQQLAIARAYRGEAGEGLLDQAWRTRGLRDLVAIPLYLTKLLSDTPGGNLPTTKEEVLRLFVAEIDRSAAAHEVLQSAAAGFHGEMLSAIAIDATVADSVTVSEHRARSLISDVAGRLVREGQMAAPQPDAVLAALVSHHLLVRTASGVEFQHQQFQEWFASHEVEALMRAAASGDADARHRLRTVVLNAHAWEEAVLFACERASRGDADGVAGAATLILEALTVDPMLAAAAIYRSSDALWSAVKDRVVEFAGRWHTPKEIDRAVRFMIKTGRAEFADILWSFIADPDDQVYLKTMRAGGRFRPSVLGSDIAGRISQLPPKHRSHLLSELVTYGGIEGIETATSIALSDNDIDVKTSVAEALHFRQANQQMQRLVTAAPREVWQALARKGYAEDSLPPGLAERLRQEADQLMHEERSATQKLRALLRRNDDRQAVAAAIGPLIETGDFSDKEERAGGAIDEAGRLYPEVVRAALLGRLERRLPFPFRTEELLRGIDVVVDEGPIAELALAAGVDRQLSNAAAGLLGLNTTGKLIDALPGMREQLKLSPPGITYDDYHRVLGLIALTPMESFMAAVQARAATSDPTSIGHLADLIARHGESGDRGRLGLSDASRDALIAIVRKWVDVLLADENSPRRILGEVARVIERLAAPELAEPLARMLARDLKQWRQQREERAAAWARGIHDAASEASHSWALQYARAFVAIGDDQSIATLESHLMDAGHGGFGIDAAGALCAIGQRQLGIANDTSFRGSPEFSNVRARRAERQGSTAPATCSIAERIFDSVEKLLQDGADGEAQVHALQLAATGLGLPYGDKRTIIDRLQRLPQPYGTKLRFFTALVNAGELIDAQLIVECIDALLEDAKTKPWLLQENQGEIDRWLLLLPFTSRPEVTLEVLARLHPHIRLPWRLRPLLSALGSAPSDTAEQVLMGLAKEDARFLSDYDWFAALEKRDTLSSLRMLLDLICGGEAKGEGGRPDTWTFGRRLAAGMQSHPEFRSDVYARVASGVAPPAMAVLEYAVAETPDEAGVMLLVGSHSATGRAFSGTLDSAIENLAVERRPLSDWAGAYEQISAPVPSLRRRLFELSRTATGGEASLALACLVHIDELRDRHGVASGEPRHPDIATGAPWPTLLTRSVTPEAKQ; from the coding sequence GTGGCGACACGCGATGACTTTTCCCCAACGACCAAGCGCACGCTCGCGGGACGCGCCGGCTACGCTTGCTCGAATCCTGACTGCCGGCGCCTAACCGCCGGCGCGGCGCTTGGCGACGACGCCAAGGTCGTTAGTGTTGGCGTCGCCGCGCATATCAAGGGAGCGGCCCCAGGTGGCCCCCGCTATGACCCGCTGCAGACGGCCGAAGAGCGGCGACACGCATCGAACGGCATTTGGCTGTGTTCGGCTCACGCGAAGCAGATCGACGACGATCATGCCCACTTCACTGTCGACACGCTCAAGACCTGGAAGCAGCAAGCGGAGGAAAGATCGGCGCTCGCGATCCTCACTCTGCAGGCACCCGATGCAAACGCGCCGCAGCCCGAAGCCGGATCATCGACAGTCGAATTGGCGCAACGGCTGGGCCTCGCTCCGCGGGACAACGTCGAGGCGGTAACGGCGCGGCTGCGGGCGGCCGCTGCGCGCGACCTCGACGCGTTTGTCGCGGCACTCAAATCTCCCGCTGACGCGATCGCGCTCGGATTGCGGCTGATCGAAAGCGGGCGTGTCACGCCGTTCGGAGCGGCGGGACTCGCCGCCGCGATTGGAACGTTCAACGAGATCGTTGTCGTCGCCCCGCCTGGCACGGGGAAGACCACAACACTTCTGCAAGTCGCCCGCAGCATCGCGGCCAAAGAGAACCTTGTCGCCGCGTTCGTTCCGTTGAGCGAATGGTCTGCGCAGGGGCAACCATTGCTGCAGTCGATCGCCCGGCGGGCCGCGTTCGCCGGGGAGCGCGAAGAGCATCTGAAACTTCTCGCCGGCGCGGGCCGCTTGGTCCTCTGCATGGATGGCTGGAACGAGCTGGATACGTCGTCGCGAAAGCGCCTACGTTCTGAAGTCCAAGGCATGCAGCGCGACTTTCCCGGCCTCGGCATCGTGATGAGCACGCGCGTTCAGGCGCTGGATGTGCCGATCTCAGGCCCGGTGGTCGAGATTGAACCGCTGTCGGAAGCGCAACAGCTGGCTATCGCGCGCGCCTACCGCGGCGAAGCCGGGGAAGGCTTGCTCGATCAGGCCTGGCGAACCCGCGGCCTCCGCGATCTTGTAGCGATTCCGCTGTATCTAACCAAGCTCCTCTCGGACACGCCCGGCGGAAACCTGCCCACGACGAAAGAGGAAGTGCTACGCCTCTTCGTCGCTGAGATTGACCGCAGCGCGGCCGCGCACGAGGTCTTGCAAAGCGCGGCCGCGGGATTTCATGGAGAGATGCTGTCGGCGATAGCCATCGATGCGACCGTGGCTGACAGCGTCACGGTGTCGGAGCATCGCGCCCGGAGTCTGATAAGCGATGTAGCCGGCCGGCTTGTCCGCGAAGGCCAGATGGCGGCACCTCAGCCCGACGCTGTGCTGGCAGCCCTTGTCAGCCACCACCTGCTGGTCCGCACCGCGAGCGGCGTCGAGTTTCAGCATCAACAGTTTCAAGAGTGGTTTGCCTCGCATGAGGTCGAAGCCCTGATGCGGGCCGCCGCATCCGGCGATGCGGATGCTAGGCATCGTCTGCGAACCGTCGTCCTGAACGCACACGCGTGGGAAGAGGCAGTGCTATTCGCATGCGAGCGGGCTTCGCGTGGCGACGCTGACGGTGTCGCGGGCGCGGCGACCCTCATTCTTGAAGCGCTCACCGTTGACCCAATGCTCGCCGCCGCGGCGATCTATCGAAGCTCGGATGCATTGTGGAGTGCCGTCAAGGATCGCGTCGTCGAGTTTGCCGGCCGCTGGCATACGCCGAAGGAGATCGACCGCGCGGTCCGGTTCATGATAAAGACCGGCCGCGCCGAGTTCGCGGACATTCTGTGGTCATTCATCGCGGACCCCGACGATCAGGTGTACCTCAAGACGATGCGCGCCGGCGGCCGCTTCCGGCCTTCAGTGTTGGGAAGCGACATAGCGGGCCGCATCTCGCAGCTGCCACCCAAGCACCGATCGCACTTGCTGTCCGAGCTTGTGACATACGGCGGCATCGAGGGGATCGAAACCGCCACAAGCATCGCCCTGTCCGACAATGACATCGACGTGAAGACCAGCGTCGCGGAAGCGCTGCACTTCCGACAGGCAAATCAGCAGATGCAGCGCCTCGTGACGGCGGCGCCGCGTGAAGTTTGGCAGGCACTCGCGCGGAAGGGATACGCGGAGGATTCACTGCCACCCGGACTTGCAGAGCGCCTGCGCCAGGAAGCCGATCAATTGATGCACGAAGAGCGAAGCGCTACGCAAAAGCTGCGCGCGTTGCTGCGCCGGAATGACGATCGGCAGGCAGTGGCGGCGGCAATCGGGCCCTTGATCGAGACCGGCGACTTCAGCGACAAGGAGGAACGCGCCGGAGGTGCGATTGACGAGGCCGGCCGACTCTACCCCGAAGTAGTCAGGGCCGCGCTTCTCGGCCGGCTGGAACGGCGACTGCCGTTCCCCTTCCGCACCGAAGAGCTACTGCGAGGGATCGATGTCGTTGTTGACGAAGGGCCTATCGCCGAACTGGCGCTGGCGGCTGGCGTCGACCGTCAACTCTCAAACGCCGCGGCAGGGCTTCTCGGCCTCAACACGACGGGCAAGCTCATCGACGCACTGCCTGGCATGCGCGAACAGCTAAAACTGTCGCCGCCGGGAATCACCTACGATGATTACCATCGCGTTCTAGGCCTGATCGCGTTGACGCCGATGGAGTCCTTCATGGCGGCCGTGCAGGCGCGTGCGGCCACTTCAGACCCAACGAGCATCGGGCACTTAGCCGATCTCATCGCGCGGCACGGCGAAAGCGGGGATCGTGGCCGCCTGGGTCTCAGTGACGCCTCCCGCGACGCATTGATCGCGATCGTCCGAAAGTGGGTCGACGTATTGCTCGCCGACGAAAACTCGCCGCGGCGGATCCTTGGCGAAGTTGCGCGTGTCATCGAGAGGCTGGCCGCTCCGGAACTGGCGGAGCCACTTGCGCGCATGCTGGCCCGCGACCTGAAGCAATGGCGCCAACAGCGTGAAGAGCGCGCCGCTGCGTGGGCGCGCGGCATTCATGATGCCGCGTCGGAAGCCTCTCACTCCTGGGCCTTGCAGTATGCGCGCGCGTTTGTCGCGATTGGTGACGATCAGTCGATCGCGACTTTGGAGTCCCATCTCATGGACGCCGGCCATGGCGGGTTCGGGATCGACGCCGCCGGGGCGCTGTGTGCGATTGGGCAGCGACAGCTAGGCATTGCGAACGACACGTCCTTCAGAGGGTCGCCGGAGTTCTCCAATGTGCGGGCGCGGCGCGCTGAGCGGCAAGGCTCTACAGCCCCGGCGACTTGCTCGATTGCAGAGCGGATCTTTGACTCCGTGGAGAAGCTCCTGCAAGACGGCGCAGACGGCGAGGCGCAGGTCCACGCCCTGCAGCTCGCCGCAACCGGCCTGGGCCTACCCTACGGTGACAAGCGCACCATCATCGATCGGCTGCAGCGACTGCCGCAGCCATACGGCACGAAACTCCGGTTCTTCACGGCCCTTGTGAACGCGGGCGAACTGATCGACGCCCAGTTGATCGTTGAATGCATCGACGCGCTGCTCGAAGACGCGAAGACCAAGCCCTGGCTGCTGCAGGAGAACCAGGGCGAGATCGATCGTTGGCTGTTGCTGCTGCCGTTCACCAGCCGGCCGGAGGTGACGTTGGAAGTGCTCGCGCGCTTGCACCCGCACATTCGCTTGCCATGGCGTCTTCGTCCGTTGCTGTCAGCTCTGGGGTCCGCTCCGTCCGACACGGCCGAGCAAGTTCTCATGGGCCTGGCAAAGGAGGACGCGCGATTCCTGTCCGACTATGACTGGTTTGCCGCTCTGGAGAAGCGCGATACGCTGTCGTCACTGCGCATGCTGCTCGATCTGATCTGCGGGGGCGAGGCAAAGGGCGAGGGGGGGCGGCCAGACACCTGGACCTTTGGCCGAAGGCTCGCGGCCGGCATGCAGTCCCATCCCGAGTTTCGTTCCGATGTCTATGCGCGCGTAGCATCCGGCGTCGCGCCGCCGGCGATGGCGGTCCTGGAATACGCCGTGGCGGAAACGCCTGACGAAGCCGGCGTCATGCTCCTTGTCGGCAGCCACAGCGCCACCGGAAGAGCATTCAGCGGCACGCTCGACTCGGCAATCGAGAACCTTGCCGTGGAGCGGCGGCCGCTGTCAGACTGGGCCGGTGCGTATGAGCAAATCAGCGCGCCAGTGCCGTCGCTTCGCAGGCGCCTGTTCGAGCTATCCCGCACTGCCACCGGCGGCGAGGCCAGCCTTGCACTGGCGTGCCTGGTTCACATCGATGAACTGCGCGACAGGCATGGTGTAGCTTCAGGCGAGCCACGCCACCCCGATATCGCTACCGGCGCGCCTTGGCCGACGCTGCTGACCCGTAGCGTGACTCCCGAGGCAAAACAGTGA